Proteins encoded in a region of the Patescibacteria group bacterium genome:
- the proS gene encoding proline--tRNA ligase — translation MKQKFEKREITKKSEDFSKWYIDVILKSKMADYSPVKGCQVIRPYGFAIWEGIQQALDKEMKKAGIKNAYFPIFIPEKFLKKEKEHVKGFSPELAVVTIGGGKKLKEKLIVRPTSETIIYDMYSKWVKSWRDLPILINQWCNVVRWEKRTRLFLRTTEFLWQEGHTVHRAHKQAFEEVMRALKMYNKIYREFFAIDGLSGKKSEFDKFPGAEETYAYEMLMPDGKALQGCTSHDLGQNFAKAFNIKFLDKDSKEKTAWQTSWGLSTRSIGALIMAHGDDLGLVLPPKLAPIQIIVLPVLTGKKQDEVLIRTADDIRKKLSDLKVEVDKRKEYSLGWKFNEWELKGVPLRIEIGKDEIKKKKLTLVRRDNQQKYQVAFVSAEKEIKKILDSIQRNLFTKSTKHLKENTRQALNYKEFKDTMKSSKGFIRAFWCENQKCEKKIKKETKASTRLLEIDAKEQKGKCVHCLSPAKRKWIFAQAY, via the coding sequence ATGAAACAAAAATTTGAGAAAAGAGAAATAACTAAAAAGTCAGAAGATTTTTCAAAGTGGTATATTGATGTAATTTTGAAATCAAAAATGGCTGATTATTCTCCAGTAAAGGGTTGTCAGGTAATAAGGCCTTATGGTTTTGCTATTTGGGAAGGCATCCAACAAGCTCTTGATAAAGAAATGAAAAAAGCTGGAATCAAAAATGCTTATTTTCCCATCTTTATCCCAGAAAAGTTTTTAAAAAAAGAAAAAGAACATGTTAAAGGCTTTTCGCCAGAATTGGCAGTGGTTACTATTGGTGGAGGAAAAAAATTAAAAGAAAAACTTATTGTTCGTCCTACTTCTGAAACAATTATCTATGATATGTATTCAAAGTGGGTAAAATCATGGAGAGATCTGCCAATTTTAATAAATCAATGGTGCAATGTTGTAAGATGGGAAAAAAGAACAAGATTATTTTTAAGAACAACTGAGTTTCTTTGGCAAGAAGGTCATACAGTTCATAGAGCTCACAAACAAGCTTTTGAGGAAGTAATGAGAGCACTTAAAATGTATAATAAGATTTACCGTGAATTTTTTGCTATTGATGGTTTATCTGGGAAAAAATCAGAATTTGATAAATTTCCAGGAGCAGAGGAAACCTATGCCTATGAAATGTTAATGCCTGATGGTAAAGCCCTTCAAGGTTGCACTTCTCATGACTTGGGCCAAAATTTTGCGAAAGCATTTAATATTAAATTTTTAGACAAAGATAGCAAAGAAAAAACAGCCTGGCAGACTTCTTGGGGTCTTTCCACAAGAAGCATTGGTGCTTTAATTATGGCTCATGGCGATGATTTAGGATTAGTACTTCCTCCTAAATTAGCGCCAATTCAAATAATAGTTCTTCCTGTTCTAACGGGGAAAAAACAAGATGAGGTTCTAATCAGAACAGCAGATGATATTAGAAAAAAGTTAAGTGATTTAAAAGTTGAAGTTGATAAAAGAAAGGAATACTCTCTAGGTTGGAAATTTAACGAATGGGAGCTTAAAGGCGTGCCATTAAGAATAGAAATTGGCAAAGATGAAATAAAAAAGAAAAAATTAACTCTAGTGAGAAGGGATAATCAACAAAAATATCAAGTTGCATTTGTCAGTGCAGAAAAAGAGATAAAAAAGATTTTAGATTCTATTCAAAGAAATTTGTTTACAAAAAGTACAAAACATTTAAAAGAAAATACGAGACAGGCTTTAAATTACAAAGAATTTAAAGATACGATGAAATCTAGTAAAGGTTTTATTAGGGCGTTCTGGTGTGAAAATCAAAAATGTGAAAAAAAGATAAAAAAAGAAACAAAAGCCAGCACAAGGCTTTTGGAGATAGATGCTAAAGAACAAAAGGGCAAATGCGTTCATTGCTTGAGTCCTGCTAAAAGAAAGTGGATTTTCGCCCAAGCTTATTAA
- a CDS encoding site-2 protease family protein, which yields MLLTIIIAFFSLIGLMVLHEFGHFIVAKKFGVKVEEFGIGYPPRIFAKKIGETVYSLNLIPFGAFVRLPGEIEKTSEPNSFSNQPIKKRALIILGGVLAFWIIAAVIFSIVFNLGAPVAVSDSENNNLINPKVQIVGVAKDSPADIAGLEVGDTIKELSFSTDVLAPGKTKQVQDFTTVYSGKEIKLKIERGKEFFETTLTPRVSPPQGEGAMGIALARVGIVKYPWYLAPWQGIVATSNLTIGIVNGYFNAIKNVFTGQPSGVQMTGPIGVFHMLSQAQEMGINYYLNFLAMISIYLAVFNLMPIPAVDGGKLVFLAIEAVRKKPVPEKIEANITAAFFMLLIILMIFVTINDISRIF from the coding sequence ATGCTGTTAACTATTATCATTGCTTTTTTTAGTCTTATTGGTTTAATGGTTCTTCATGAATTCGGGCATTTTATAGTGGCTAAAAAGTTTGGTGTTAAAGTAGAGGAGTTTGGAATAGGATATCCTCCGAGAATATTTGCAAAAAAAATAGGGGAGACTGTTTACTCTTTAAATCTTATACCGTTCGGCGCTTTTGTAAGATTGCCTGGAGAAATAGAGAAAACAAGTGAGCCAAATAGTTTTTCAAACCAGCCAATTAAAAAAAGAGCTTTAATAATACTGGGCGGGGTTTTAGCTTTTTGGATTATTGCAGCAGTTATTTTTAGTATTGTTTTTAATTTAGGTGCTCCTGTGGCAGTTAGTGATAGTGAAAATAATAATTTAATAAATCCTAAGGTTCAAATTGTTGGGGTGGCAAAAGATTCGCCAGCTGATATCGCAGGATTAGAAGTTGGTGACACAATAAAAGAACTGTCTTTTTCAACTGATGTTTTGGCTCCAGGAAAAACAAAACAAGTTCAGGATTTTACAACCGTGTATTCAGGAAAAGAAATTAAATTAAAGATTGAAAGAGGAAAAGAATTCTTTGAAACAACTCTTACTCCCAGAGTGTCTCCGCCCCAAGGAGAAGGCGCTATGGGAATAGCTTTGGCTAGAGTAGGAATTGTTAAGTATCCTTGGTATTTAGCTCCCTGGCAAGGCATTGTTGCCACTTCAAACCTGACAATAGGGATTGTCAATGGCTATTTTAATGCTATTAAAAATGTTTTTACTGGTCAGCCTTCAGGGGTTCAAATGACGGGACCTATTGGGGTATTTCATATGTTAAGCCAAGCCCAGGAAATGGGGATTAATTATTACTTGAACTTTTTAGCCATGATTTCAATTTACTTAGCTGTTTTTAACCTAATGCCAATCCCAGCCGTTGATGGTGGGAAGCTGGTGTTTTTAGCTATTGAAGCAGTAAGGAAAAAGCCTGTTCCCGAAAAGATAGAAGCAAATATTACAGCAGCGTTTTTTATGCTGCTGATAATTTTAATGATTTTTGTGACAATCAATGATATATCGCGGATATTTTAA
- the gatA gene encoding Asp-tRNA(Asn)/Glu-tRNA(Gln) amidotransferase subunit GatA, with the protein MDLTSLTIKQAHQGLINKEFSALELAKAYLNEIERQDKEISAFLTVCEKSAFSQAQKVDEKIAKGASVDVLAGIPMAVKDIIVVKDVKATAGSKILENYIAPYDATCIKKLKEKGVVILGKTNMDEFAMGSSTERSAFFPTKNPHDLTRVPGGSSGGSAAAVAANMSGYALGTDTCGSIRQPAGFCGVVGFKPTYGAVSRYGLIAMASSLDHIGPFTKTVQDCRIVFNAIKGEDDLDSTSIELPENDFSDFKIKGMKIGIPKEYFSEGIDEGVEKIVKNAIKKYEDLGAKIEEISLPHCTDHALATYYIIMPCEVSANLARYDGIKYGHFTKEAKDLFDFYLKTRGEGFGDEVRRRIMLGTYALSAGYYEAYYLRAQKIRTLIKQDFERAFKKVDVLMAPVAPTPAFKLGEKMMDPLSMYLTDIYMAAVSLAGLPGISVPCGKVDNLPVGLQIIGKYFEDNKIIKIAEFLES; encoded by the coding sequence ATGGATTTAACAAGTCTTACAATTAAACAGGCTCATCAGGGTTTAATAAATAAAGAATTTTCTGCTTTGGAACTTGCCAAAGCTTATTTGAATGAAATTGAAAGACAGGACAAAGAAATTTCTGCCTTTTTGACAGTTTGTGAAAAATCAGCTTTTTCGCAGGCTCAGAAAGTAGATGAAAAAATAGCTAAGGGAGCCAGCGTAGATGTTCTAGCTGGCATTCCTATGGCAGTTAAAGATATAATTGTGGTTAAAGATGTTAAAGCCACTGCAGGTTCTAAGATTTTAGAAAACTATATAGCTCCTTATGATGCCACTTGCATTAAAAAGTTAAAAGAAAAAGGAGTGGTCATTTTAGGTAAAACTAATATGGATGAATTTGCCATGGGTTCTTCTACTGAGCGTTCTGCTTTTTTTCCTACTAAGAATCCTCATGATTTGACTAGAGTGCCAGGCGGTTCTTCTGGAGGGTCAGCAGCTGCAGTAGCTGCTAATATGTCTGGTTATGCTTTGGGCACAGACACTTGTGGCTCTATTCGTCAGCCTGCAGGCTTTTGCGGGGTAGTGGGATTTAAACCTACTTATGGAGCAGTGTCTCGTTATGGTTTGATTGCCATGGCTTCTTCTTTAGATCACATCGGGCCTTTTACTAAAACAGTTCAAGACTGCAGAATTGTTTTTAATGCAATTAAAGGAGAAGATGATCTGGATTCAACCAGCATAGAATTGCCTGAAAATGATTTTTCTGATTTTAAAATAAAAGGAATGAAAATTGGCATTCCTAAAGAATATTTTAGCGAAGGGATTGATGAAGGGGTAGAAAAAATTGTCAAAAATGCTATAAAAAAGTATGAGGACTTAGGAGCAAAAATTGAAGAGATAAGTCTTCCTCATTGCACTGACCATGCTTTAGCCACTTATTATATTATTATGCCCTGTGAAGTGTCTGCTAATCTTGCCAGATATGATGGAATAAAATATGGTCATTTTACAAAAGAGGCTAAAGATTTATTTGATTTTTATTTAAAAACCAGGGGAGAAGGATTTGGTGATGAAGTAAGAAGAAGGATTATGTTAGGCACTTATGCATTATCAGCAGGTTATTACGAAGCATATTATTTAAGGGCTCAAAAAATTAGAACTTTAATTAAACAGGATTTTGAAAGAGCATTTAAAAAAGTTGATGTTTTAATGGCTCCAGTAGCGCCAACCCCAGCTTTTAAATTAGGAGAAAAAATGATGGACCCTCTTTCAATGTATCTTACTGATATTTATATGGCAGCAGTCAGTTTGGCAGGATTGCCAGGGATTTCTGTGCCTTGCGGTAAGGTTGATAATCTGCCAGTGGGACTTCAGATTATTGGAAAATATTTTGAAGATAATAAAATTATTAAAATAGCTGAGTTTTTAGAATCATGA
- the pheT gene encoding phenylalanine--tRNA ligase subunit beta translates to MVFSYNILQSFFKKKLPKAEKLAEILNLHFFEVEEVEKQGNDFAIDIDVLPNRGSDCFSHSGIAREISALLNFQLKEPEVKIQETDNNTSDFIKLQVSSKKDCDRYTVKVINDVKVGSSPGWIKERLKVLGLKSINNIVDIVNYVMLETGQPLHAFDLEKITDRKIIVRRAQKRERITTLDNERYALDENILVIADNRRPIAIAGIKGGKKTEIDRKTKNIVLESANFNAKTVRKGSKTIDLKTDASWRFEHGIDLNLTEIAINRAAYLIQEIAKGKVCKGLVDFYPKKPVAGKIKLDLDYIQSLLGVKIPVSRIKNILKKLGFNILKSSDSQFLIGVPTFRLDISIPEDIIEEVGRIYGYENIKPSFPIGALIPPKINFNVFWKNKIKDILKEIGFNELYNYSFVSKKQGAMFGYDVSDMLELENPLSDNYQYLRPSLVPNILKVFKENQKNFKNIKIFELGNIFLKKRKTEEKRMLTGVMSGDSFYEMKGIVDAFLNKLGISDIWYDEYEATPEDSKKSIWHPKKVAEIKVGQDEIGFLGEISSSILEELKIESKVVVFDFDFEKLRKLASEEAEFVPISPYPSAVRDIAVLVPRGVLVEKVLNKINVIGGNLIKDIDLFDIYEGEEMPEGKKNLAFHIIYQAQDKTLSSKEIDEIQTQIIKSLDKDPDWEVRK, encoded by the coding sequence ATGGTTTTTTCATACAACATACTTCAATCATTTTTTAAAAAGAAGCTGCCTAAAGCAGAAAAATTGGCAGAGATTTTAAATCTCCACTTCTTTGAAGTTGAGGAAGTAGAAAAACAGGGGAATGATTTTGCGATTGATATTGACGTATTGCCTAATAGGGGATCTGACTGCTTTTCTCATTCGGGAATAGCAAGAGAGATTTCAGCTCTTTTGAACTTTCAACTAAAAGAGCCTGAAGTTAAAATTCAAGAAACAGACAACAATACTTCTGATTTTATAAAACTTCAAGTTAGCAGTAAAAAAGATTGTGACAGATATACTGTAAAAGTGATTAATGATGTAAAGGTTGGCTCTTCGCCCGGTTGGATTAAAGAGAGGTTAAAGGTTTTAGGACTGAAATCAATTAATAACATAGTTGATATTGTAAACTATGTAATGCTTGAAACTGGCCAGCCTTTACATGCTTTTGATTTAGAGAAAATTACAGATAGAAAAATAATTGTCAGGCGTGCTCAAAAAAGAGAAAGAATCACAACCTTAGATAATGAAAGATATGCTTTAGACGAAAATATTTTAGTAATTGCTGATAATAGAAGGCCAATAGCTATTGCAGGAATTAAAGGGGGGAAAAAAACAGAGATAGATAGAAAAACAAAAAATATTGTTTTAGAATCAGCTAATTTCAATGCTAAAACAGTGCGCAAGGGTTCCAAGACAATAGACTTAAAGACTGATGCCTCCTGGCGCTTTGAGCATGGTATTGATCTAAATCTAACAGAAATTGCAATTAACAGGGCTGCTTATTTAATTCAAGAAATAGCTAAAGGAAAGGTCTGCAAAGGGTTAGTCGATTTTTATCCTAAAAAACCAGTAGCAGGCAAAATTAAATTAGACCTGGACTACATTCAGAGTTTGTTGGGAGTAAAAATTCCTGTCTCAAGAATAAAAAATATTTTGAAAAAATTAGGATTTAATATTCTGAAAAGCTCGGATTCACAATTTTTAATTGGCGTGCCTACGTTCAGATTAGATATATCAATTCCTGAAGATATAATTGAAGAGGTTGGCAGGATTTATGGCTATGAAAACATTAAGCCATCTTTTCCTATAGGAGCTTTAATTCCTCCTAAAATAAATTTTAATGTTTTTTGGAAAAATAAAATAAAAGATATTTTAAAAGAAATTGGATTTAACGAGCTATACAATTATTCTTTTGTTAGTAAAAAACAGGGAGCAATGTTTGGTTATGATGTTTCTGATATGTTAGAGCTCGAAAATCCTTTAAGTGATAACTATCAGTATTTAAGGCCAAGTTTAGTGCCTAATATATTAAAAGTTTTTAAAGAAAATCAAAAGAATTTTAAGAACATTAAGATTTTTGAGCTCGGCAATATTTTCCTTAAAAAAAGAAAAACAGAAGAAAAAAGAATGTTAACAGGAGTCATGAGCGGAGATTCCTTTTATGAAATGAAAGGAATAGTTGATGCGTTTTTAAATAAATTAGGGATAAGTGATATCTGGTATGATGAGTATGAAGCAACGCCAGAAGATTCTAAAAAATCTATCTGGCACCCTAAAAAAGTTGCCGAAATTAAAGTTGGGCAAGACGAAATTGGATTTTTAGGTGAGATTTCCTCAAGCATTCTTGAAGAATTAAAGATTGAATCAAAGGTAGTGGTATTTGATTTTGATTTTGAAAAATTAAGAAAATTAGCTTCAGAAGAGGCTGAATTCGTTCCAATTTCTCCTTATCCATCTGCAGTCAGAGATATTGCAGTATTGGTTCCAAGGGGGGTTTTAGTTGAAAAAGTTTTAAATAAAATTAATGTGATAGGCGGCAATTTAATTAAAGATATTGATTTATTTGATATTTATGAAGGAGAAGAAATGCCAGAGGGCAAAAAGAATTTAGCTTTTCATATTATTTATCAGGCACAGGATAAAACCCTGTCTTCAAAAGAAATAGATGAAATTCAAACCCAAATTATTAAAAGTTTAGACAAAGACCCGGACTGGGAAGTGAGAAAATAA
- the gyrB gene encoding DNA topoisomerase (ATP-hydrolyzing) subunit B, with protein MKKTKKVKVVKAKKTTRPKPKSSYTAKDIFVLKGLDPVRKRPAMYIGSTGTEGLHHLVKEIVGNSIDEAIMGYCDEIKIWLLPNNRVRVEDNGRGIPVDKHAETKKSALETIMTTLHAGGKFGGKAYVTSGGLHGVGISVVCALSEYMKVEVCRGGYRYAQEYAKGKKKTAVKKIGKCRANGTIVTFEPDISIFKEINFNEKKILTYLRQQAYLTKGVKISFFDQRIKPHKSYSFYFEGGIISYVKYLTKSSALINKDIFYCSGEKNGIIVEVAFGYSDDLECVEESFANNVHTQDGGFHLTGFRSALTRTFNDYAKKNGFLKDNDDNFSGEDIREGLTAVISVKVREPQFEGQTKAKLGNSEAKPIAEAVVSYALTDYLERNPNDARVIIQKFTLAQKARKAAKAAKDTILRKKILDGLSLPGKLADCASKKPEESELFIVEGESAGGSSRQARDRHFQAILPLRGKILNVERARLDKILNSKEIKSLIIALGTAVSDDFNIEKARYHRIIIMCDADSDGNHIKTLLLTLFYRYFKPLIESGYLYIAQPPLYKIQSGKKFKYAYTEDQKKKVLKEFGKTTNVSIQRYKGLGEMNAGELWETTMNPENRILLQVNIEDAREADRIFDILMGKEVMPRKKFIQSYAKQVKNLDI; from the coding sequence ATGAAAAAAACAAAGAAAGTAAAAGTTGTAAAAGCAAAAAAAACAACTAGACCAAAGCCTAAGTCATCCTATACTGCTAAGGACATTTTTGTATTAAAAGGACTGGATCCTGTTAGAAAAAGACCAGCAATGTATATTGGTTCAACTGGCACAGAAGGACTGCATCATTTAGTTAAAGAAATTGTTGGAAACAGTATTGATGAAGCAATAATGGGATATTGTGATGAAATTAAAATTTGGCTTTTGCCTAATAATAGAGTTAGGGTTGAGGATAATGGCAGGGGAATCCCAGTTGATAAGCATGCTGAAACTAAAAAATCAGCACTTGAAACCATAATGACAACACTTCACGCTGGTGGAAAGTTTGGAGGAAAAGCTTATGTTACTAGTGGCGGTCTTCATGGCGTTGGTATTTCTGTTGTTTGCGCTCTGTCAGAGTACATGAAAGTAGAGGTATGCCGTGGCGGTTATAGATATGCTCAGGAATATGCAAAAGGAAAGAAAAAAACAGCTGTTAAGAAAATTGGGAAATGCAGAGCCAATGGGACGATCGTTACATTTGAACCTGATATAAGTATTTTTAAAGAAATTAATTTTAATGAAAAAAAGATACTTACTTATCTTCGGCAGCAGGCATATTTAACAAAAGGCGTAAAAATTAGTTTTTTTGACCAAAGAATCAAGCCCCATAAATCCTATTCTTTTTATTTTGAAGGAGGAATAATTTCTTATGTTAAATATTTAACCAAAAGTTCAGCATTAATTAATAAGGATATTTTTTACTGTTCAGGAGAAAAAAACGGAATTATAGTTGAAGTAGCCTTTGGTTATTCTGATGATCTTGAATGCGTTGAGGAGAGTTTCGCAAACAATGTTCATACTCAAGATGGTGGGTTTCATTTAACTGGTTTTAGATCTGCTCTGACAAGAACCTTTAATGATTATGCAAAAAAGAACGGGTTTTTAAAAGATAATGATGATAACTTTTCTGGAGAAGATATAAGAGAGGGGTTAACAGCAGTAATATCAGTAAAAGTTAGAGAGCCTCAATTTGAAGGCCAGACCAAAGCAAAGTTAGGCAATTCTGAAGCCAAGCCAATAGCTGAAGCTGTTGTTAGTTATGCTTTAACTGATTATTTAGAAAGAAATCCTAATGATGCCAGGGTTATTATTCAGAAATTTACTTTAGCTCAAAAGGCACGAAAAGCTGCTAAAGCTGCCAAAGACACTATTTTAAGAAAAAAGATTTTAGATGGTTTGTCTTTACCTGGCAAACTAGCTGATTGTGCATCTAAAAAACCAGAAGAATCAGAGTTATTTATCGTTGAGGGCGAGAGTGCTGGAGGTTCGAGTCGTCAGGCCCGTGACCGTCATTTTCAAGCTATACTGCCTTTAAGAGGCAAGATTTTGAATGTTGAAAGGGCAAGGCTTGATAAGATTTTGAATTCAAAAGAAATTAAATCTTTAATTATTGCTTTGGGCACTGCTGTTTCGGATGATTTTAATATTGAAAAAGCAAGATATCATAGGATTATCATAATGTGTGATGCTGACAGTGATGGCAATCATATTAAAACATTACTCTTGACTTTGTTCTATAGATACTTTAAACCATTAATTGAGAGCGGATATTTATATATTGCTCAGCCTCCTTTATATAAAATTCAGAGCGGTAAGAAGTTTAAATATGCTTATACTGAAGATCAGAAAAAAAAGGTTTTAAAAGAATTTGGAAAAACTACTAATGTTTCTATTCAAAGGTATAAAGGTTTGGGTGAAATGAATGCTGGAGAACTTTGGGAAACCACAATGAATCCAGAAAACAGGATTCTTCTTCAAGTTAATATTGAAGACGCAAGAGAAGCAGACAGGATTTTTGATATTTTAATGGGCAAAGAAGTTATGCCAAGGAAAAAGTTTATCCAATCTTATGCTAAACAGGTAAAGAATCTTGATATTTAA
- the pheS gene encoding phenylalanine--tRNA ligase subunit alpha, with protein MAKTELKTIQKRAEKEIKNSKNLKDLDGVYKKYLDKQGELSQILRSLKKMSKVKRMKLGKEANELKVYLKKTIEQKNKKLKQKVRKQVYEKEWIDITIPAKKPTLGHLHPLTQVKREMENIFELMGFSIIEGPEVETEWYNFDALNVPKDHPVRDLWDTFYLKNGMLLRTHTSPVQIRYMEKNNPPFRIIVPGRIFRHEATDANHEFNFYHLEGLMIDKQISAANFKAVIEEFYRRFFKKPVKIRMRPSYFPFTEPSFEIDMTCTVCLSKGCSACGKTGWQEMMGAGMAHPNVLKNSGLNPKNWQGFAFGMGVERLVMMKYKINDIRFLYKNDLRFLKQF; from the coding sequence ATGGCTAAAACAGAGCTTAAGACCATTCAAAAAAGGGCTGAAAAAGAGATTAAAAACAGTAAAAATCTCAAGGATTTAGATGGTGTTTATAAGAAATATTTGGACAAGCAAGGTGAGTTGTCTCAGATTTTGCGTTCTTTGAAAAAGATGTCAAAGGTTAAAAGAATGAAATTGGGAAAAGAAGCAAATGAATTAAAGGTTTATTTGAAAAAAACTATTGAGCAAAAGAATAAAAAATTAAAACAAAAAGTCAGAAAACAAGTTTATGAAAAAGAGTGGATTGATATTACTATTCCAGCAAAAAAACCTACTTTGGGACATCTTCATCCATTAACTCAAGTGAAGCGAGAAATGGAAAACATTTTTGAGCTAATGGGATTTTCAATAATTGAAGGGCCTGAAGTAGAGACTGAGTGGTATAATTTTGACGCTTTAAATGTTCCTAAAGACCATCCAGTCAGGGATTTGTGGGATACATTTTATTTGAAAAATGGAATGCTTTTAAGAACTCATACTTCGCCAGTTCAAATAAGGTATATGGAAAAGAATAATCCTCCTTTTAGAATTATTGTGCCAGGAAGAATTTTCCGGCATGAAGCTACTGACGCTAATCATGAGTTTAATTTTTATCACCTTGAAGGCTTAATGATTGATAAACAAATTTCAGCTGCTAATTTTAAAGCAGTTATTGAAGAATTTTACAGGAGATTTTTTAAAAAACCAGTTAAAATCCGCATGAGGCCCAGTTATTTTCCTTTCACTGAGCCATCTTTTGAAATTGATATGACCTGCACTGTTTGTTTAAGCAAAGGATGTTCAGCTTGCGGAAAAACTGGCTGGCAGGAAATGATGGGCGCTGGAATGGCGCATCCCAACGTCTTAAAGAATTCAGGGTTAAATCCTAAAAATTGGCAAGGTTTTGCTTTTGGAATGGGAGTAGAGAGATTGGTAATGATGAAATATAAAATCAATGATATCAGGTTTTTGTATAAAAACGATTTAAGATTTTTAAAACAGTTTTAG
- a CDS encoding rod shape-determining protein, which produces MIKKFFQQFSEDIAIDLGTANSVVYVDGRGIVIQEPSVVAINNKTGQILAIGFEAKKMVGRTPSHIVATRPLRAGVVSDFEVTEQMLQYFIEKSREKKFIRPRVIVGIPAGVTEVEKKAVIDATKSAGAREVFLIEEAMASSIGARLPVQEAGGNFLVDIGGGTTEVAVISLGGIVLSKSLRVAGDRLNEDIIRFAQEEYKLLIGERTAETIKIAIGTAYPTKEKKEMPMRGRNIVTGLPEEIIVSNKDIKRAMEKSVNIIVDEIKTAIEETPPELLADIMTDGIYMAGGGSLLHGFDTLIQKETKILTKIIEDPMTAVVRGAGMVLENLNELEEVLVETSVLEPLR; this is translated from the coding sequence ATAATTAAGAAATTTTTTCAACAATTTTCAGAAGATATTGCTATTGACCTTGGTACTGCTAATAGTGTTGTTTATGTTGATGGCAGAGGAATTGTAATTCAAGAACCTTCTGTTGTGGCTATTAATAATAAAACAGGCCAGATTTTAGCAATAGGGTTTGAAGCTAAGAAAATGGTGGGAAGAACACCTTCTCATATTGTTGCAACAAGACCATTGAGAGCAGGAGTGGTTTCTGATTTTGAGGTTACAGAGCAGATGCTTCAATACTTTATTGAAAAATCTCGTGAAAAAAAATTCATCAGGCCAAGAGTTATTGTCGGTATTCCTGCTGGGGTTACTGAAGTTGAAAAAAAAGCTGTTATTGATGCTACAAAATCAGCTGGAGCAAGAGAAGTGTTTTTAATAGAAGAAGCAATGGCAAGTTCTATTGGTGCAAGACTGCCAGTGCAGGAAGCAGGAGGTAATTTTCTTGTTGATATTGGAGGCGGAACAACTGAAGTGGCAGTTATTTCATTGGGTGGCATTGTTCTATCAAAAAGTTTAAGAGTGGCAGGAGACAGGCTTAATGAAGATATAATCCGTTTTGCTCAGGAAGAATACAAGTTATTAATAGGTGAAAGGACTGCTGAAACTATTAAAATTGCAATAGGCACAGCTTATCCTACGAAAGAGAAAAAAGAAATGCCTATGAGGGGGAGAAATATTGTTACAGGTCTGCCTGAAGAGATTATTGTTTCAAACAAAGACATTAAAAGAGCAATGGAAAAGTCAGTAAATATTATTGTTGATGAAATTAAAACAGCAATTGAAGAAACTCCTCCAGAGTTATTAGCTGACATAATGACAGATGGTATTTATATGGCAGGAGGAGGTTCTCTCCTTCACGGTTTTGATACTTTAATCCAAAAGGAAACTAAGATTCTTACAAAGATAATTGAGGATCCAATGACAGCAGTAGTTCGTGGTGCTGGTATGGTTTTGGAAAATTTAAATGAATTAGAAGAAGTTTTAGTAGAAACAAGCGTGCTTGAACCTCTACGCTAA
- the gatC gene encoding Asp-tRNA(Asn)/Glu-tRNA(Gln) amidotransferase subunit GatC: MISKDEIKHIAKLARLELDKKELQKMGRELSLILDYMEKLKQVDISKVDLKKSLYESKGVTREDKEISTSLEDRLRIMDLVPEKKDNYLKTRKIL; the protein is encoded by the coding sequence ATGATTTCAAAAGATGAGATAAAACATATTGCTAAATTAGCTCGTTTAGAATTAGATAAAAAAGAGCTTCAGAAAATGGGAAGAGAGCTTTCCTTGATTTTAGATTATATGGAAAAACTGAAACAAGTTGATATTTCAAAAGTGGATTTAAAAAAAAGCTTATATGAAAGCAAGGGTGTTACAAGAGAAGACAAGGAAATTTCTACTTCTCTTGAGGACAGGTTAAGAATAATGGATTTAGTTCCTGAAAAAAAAGATAATTATTTAAAAACAAGAAAGATTCTTTAA